In a genomic window of Terriglobia bacterium:
- the prxU gene encoding thioredoxin-dependent peroxiredoxin (Most members of this family contain a selenocysteine.) has protein sequence MTQDKKKVVGCIAPAAGPLIPKPAENAGQATSTGEEKKMSVTVGKQAPDFEAAAFHKGEFKNVKLSDYHGKWILLCFYPGDFTFVUPTELSAVADKAGDFRKLGVQVLACSTDSRFVHKIWQEEELCKMIDGGFPFPMLSDAGGKIGSVYGVFDEAGGVDVRGRFLIDPDGVIQAIEFLTPPVGRKVAEAIRQIQAFQLVRKTQGAEACPAGWEPGKPTLKVGPELVGKVWEVWKPNE, from the coding sequence ATGACTCAAGACAAGAAGAAAGTAGTCGGGTGCATTGCACCGGCCGCGGGCCCGCTGATTCCGAAGCCAGCGGAGAACGCGGGGCAAGCAACCAGCACTGGAGAGGAGAAGAAGATGAGTGTTACAGTTGGAAAGCAGGCGCCCGATTTCGAGGCAGCGGCCTTTCACAAGGGCGAGTTCAAGAACGTAAAGCTGTCTGACTATCACGGAAAGTGGATACTCCTCTGCTTCTATCCAGGCGATTTCACCTTTGTTTGACCGACCGAACTGTCTGCGGTCGCAGACAAGGCTGGTGACTTCAGGAAGTTGGGCGTGCAAGTGCTCGCATGCAGCACGGACAGCCGCTTCGTACACAAAATCTGGCAGGAAGAAGAACTCTGCAAGATGATCGACGGGGGCTTCCCGTTCCCGATGCTCTCCGACGCTGGTGGCAAAATTGGATCCGTCTATGGTGTTTTCGATGAGGCTGGCGGAGTCGATGTTCGTGGCCGCTTCCTTATCGACCCGGATGGCGTGATCCAGGCGATTGAATTTCTCACCCCTCCAGTCGGCCGCAAAGTTGCCGAAGCGATTCGACAAATCCAGGCTTTCCAGCTTGTACGCAAGACCCAAGGTGCTGAGGCCTGTCCGGCAGGCTGGGAGCCCGGAAAGCCGACGCTCAAAGTTGGCCCCGAACTGGTGGGCAAGGTCTGGGAAGTTTGGAAGCCGAACGAATAG
- a CDS encoding phospholipase D-like domain-containing protein: MKAIKKARKCIDIVIFRFDHDAIERALVDAVERGVAVRALIAFTNRGGEKNLRKLETHFLAKGITVARTAGDLIRYHGKMMIVDRHDLYLLAFNFTHLDIDHSRSFGLVTRNRKLVQQAINLFEADSQRQSYEAGSPKFLVSPLNARKELAAFIKGAKKQLLIYDPKIGDRSMIGLLRQRLEAGVEVCVIGSSSARGINVRQLGRMRLHARVIIRDRKDAFLGSQSLRTQELDARREIGLIFRDAKIVKTLRREFREDWKASEGLESQEQEARKLPVEKAAKKVAKAVAENLAVDPVVKKVVKAIKKNGAGRVPAKQIETKVKAAVRDVVGKKVEEATAETVRELADEVAS; the protein is encoded by the coding sequence GTGAAGGCCATCAAGAAGGCCAGGAAATGTATCGATATCGTCATTTTTCGATTCGATCACGACGCCATCGAACGCGCGCTCGTCGATGCCGTCGAGCGCGGAGTCGCCGTCCGCGCCTTAATCGCGTTCACGAATCGTGGCGGCGAAAAGAACCTGCGCAAACTCGAAACTCACTTCCTCGCCAAGGGCATTACGGTTGCGCGTACCGCCGGCGATCTCATCCGCTATCACGGCAAGATGATGATTGTCGATCGCCACGACCTCTACCTGCTGGCGTTTAACTTCACCCATCTCGATATCGACCACAGTCGCAGCTTCGGCCTCGTCACGCGCAACCGTAAACTCGTCCAGCAGGCCATTAATCTCTTCGAAGCCGACTCTCAACGCCAGTCTTACGAGGCCGGCAGCCCGAAATTCCTGGTCAGCCCCTTGAACGCCCGCAAGGAACTCGCGGCATTCATCAAAGGCGCAAAGAAGCAGTTGCTCATTTACGACCCTAAAATCGGCGACCGCTCCATGATCGGGCTTTTGCGGCAGCGCCTCGAAGCCGGAGTCGAGGTTTGCGTCATCGGAAGCTCAAGCGCACGCGGCATCAACGTTCGCCAGTTGGGACGCATGCGCCTGCACGCGCGCGTCATCATCCGCGACCGCAAGGACGCTTTTCTCGGCAGCCAAAGCCTGCGCACCCAGGAACTCGATGCCCGCCGTGAAATCGGACTCATCTTCCGCGACGCCAAGATTGTCAAAACCCTGCGCCGCGAATTTCGTGAAGACTGGAAAGCCTCTGAAGGGCTCGAATCGCAAGAACAGGAAGCCAGGAAACTCCCGGTCGAGAAAGCTGCCAAGAAGGTTGCGAAAGCAGTCGCGGAAAACCTCGCCGTGGATCCGGTCGTGAAAAAAGTTGTAAAAGCGATTAAAAAGAACGGAGCCGGTCGAGTGCCGGCGAAGCAGATCGAAACCAAGGTAAAGGCCGCGGTCAGAGATGTCGTGGGCAAAAAAGTAGAGGAAGCGACTGCAGAAACCGTCCGCGAACTCGCGGATGAAGTCGCGAGCTAA
- a CDS encoding prolyl oligopeptidase family serine peptidase, with translation MKSLKIFCLFVFAFLSIACFAQQKFNLEQVMSAPFPDNLSVAKDSGRMAWVFNAKGVRNVWIADAPDFKARPVTHYDVDGVPIASLRLTPDGKTVVYARGSETNHQGEVAAPQHFTVKPEQQVWAVDVDGNSTPRLLGLMNCDDEGCEDIQISPDGKWAVWAARKNLWLAPIAAGASAQTSNPDAAAQSDKVAANGPAKQLAYLRGNNYDPHWSPDSRRIAFTSSRGDHSFIAIYTLGSDKVQYMAPAPDRDRLARWSPGGNRIAYIRLHGAEQRVPLIPERSNPWSIWVGDPDTGAAKEIWHSSTDLNGSLPGMIEDDAFHFAGDRITFASEMDGRGHLYSIAVTGGQPTLLTPGDFDVEDIAESQDQKTLIYTSNQNDIDRRHIWRVPITGGTPEAVTRGEKIEWSPLQMSDGTLVFFQSSATQVGMPMYLGKSGPQMIAREAIPADWPGSQLVTPQQVIFKSTDGLEIHGQLFIPREKKQGMPGIIFTHGGSRRQMMLGFHNMNYYSNAYAENQYLCSLGYVVLSVNYRTGIMYGRAFREAPHTGMRGGMEYQDVLAGGRYLQSLPYVDKNKIGLWGGSYGGYLTAMGLSRNSDLFKAGVDLHGVHDWWPEERMWNPTLGDNAPDLEQAQKLAWESSPNSTIDKWTSPVLLIQGDDDRNVPFTQTVDLAQLLRDHHIPFEYLVFPDEIHDFLKWGSWMHAYSAGADFFNRVLVKGEKIGVPN, from the coding sequence ATGAAATCGTTAAAAATCTTTTGCCTCTTCGTATTCGCATTCCTGTCGATTGCCTGTTTCGCGCAGCAGAAGTTCAACCTTGAACAGGTGATGAGCGCGCCTTTCCCTGACAACCTTTCTGTCGCCAAGGACAGCGGGCGCATGGCATGGGTCTTCAACGCCAAGGGAGTGCGCAACGTCTGGATTGCCGACGCGCCCGATTTCAAGGCGCGGCCGGTCACGCACTATGACGTCGATGGTGTGCCCATCGCCAGTCTCCGGCTCACGCCCGACGGCAAGACCGTCGTGTATGCCCGCGGCAGTGAGACCAACCACCAGGGTGAGGTCGCAGCCCCGCAGCACTTCACTGTCAAGCCGGAGCAGCAGGTTTGGGCCGTTGATGTCGACGGGAACAGCACTCCCCGTCTGCTCGGCTTGATGAACTGCGACGATGAGGGGTGCGAAGACATCCAGATTTCTCCCGATGGCAAGTGGGCCGTCTGGGCGGCGCGCAAAAACCTTTGGCTGGCGCCGATCGCGGCCGGAGCGAGCGCGCAAACTTCCAATCCCGACGCTGCCGCACAATCAGATAAAGTCGCCGCGAACGGCCCGGCGAAGCAACTGGCCTACCTTCGCGGCAACAATTACGACCCGCACTGGTCGCCTGATTCGCGGCGAATCGCATTCACCAGTTCGCGCGGCGATCACAGCTTTATCGCCATCTATACCCTGGGCAGCGACAAAGTCCAATACATGGCCCCGGCGCCGGACCGCGACCGCTTGGCCCGCTGGTCGCCTGGTGGCAACCGCATCGCCTACATCAGGTTGCATGGCGCCGAGCAGCGCGTGCCGCTTATTCCGGAGCGCAGCAATCCATGGTCGATCTGGGTCGGCGATCCCGATACCGGCGCGGCGAAAGAGATCTGGCACAGCAGCACCGATCTGAACGGCAGTCTGCCGGGAATGATCGAGGACGATGCGTTCCATTTCGCAGGCGATCGCATTACCTTCGCCAGCGAAATGGATGGACGTGGTCACCTCTATTCGATTGCCGTCACTGGTGGTCAGCCGACGCTGCTTACGCCTGGCGATTTCGATGTCGAAGATATCGCCGAGAGCCAAGATCAAAAAACACTGATCTACACCTCGAACCAGAATGACATCGACCGCCGCCACATATGGCGGGTGCCCATCACCGGCGGCACACCCGAGGCGGTCACGCGAGGCGAGAAGATCGAGTGGTCGCCGCTACAGATGAGCGATGGCACACTTGTGTTCTTCCAATCCAGCGCGACGCAGGTCGGCATGCCGATGTATCTCGGCAAGTCGGGTCCGCAAATGATCGCGCGTGAAGCCATCCCCGCAGACTGGCCGGGCTCACAACTGGTCACGCCGCAGCAAGTGATTTTCAAATCGACCGACGGCCTTGAAATCCACGGCCAACTCTTCATTCCGCGCGAGAAGAAACAGGGCATGCCAGGAATCATCTTTACGCACGGCGGCTCACGTCGCCAGATGATGCTCGGCTTCCACAACATGAACTACTATTCGAACGCCTACGCCGAGAACCAGTATCTGTGCTCGCTCGGTTATGTCGTTCTGAGCGTCAACTACCGCACCGGCATCATGTACGGACGCGCCTTCCGCGAGGCGCCGCACACGGGCATGCGCGGCGGAATGGAGTACCAGGATGTGCTCGCCGGTGGACGTTACCTGCAATCTCTGCCCTACGTCGACAAGAATAAGATTGGACTCTGGGGCGGTTCCTACGGCGGATATCTCACGGCCATGGGTTTGTCGCGTAATTCCGACTTGTTCAAGGCCGGCGTGGACCTTCACGGCGTCCACGACTGGTGGCCTGAAGAGCGCATGTGGAACCCCACCCTTGGCGATAACGCGCCAGACCTCGAGCAGGCGCAAAAGCTGGCGTGGGAGTCGTCTCCTAATTCCACGATCGACAAGTGGACCAGCCCGGTGCTTCTCATCCAGGGCGATGACGATCGCAACGTGCCTTTCACGCAGACCGTGGACCTGGCACAACTGTTGCGCGATCATCACATCCCGTTCGAGTACCTGGTCTTTCCCGACGAAATCCACGACTTCCTGAAATGGGGCAGTTGGATGCACGCCTATTCGGCCGGCGCGGATTTCTTCAATCGCGTGCTGGTAAAGGGCGAGAAGATCGGAGTGCCGAATTAG
- the bla gene encoding subclass B3 metallo-beta-lactamase, giving the protein MKSVLCVVTLLLSISMFGQSNPEWRSWNQPVEPFRIIGNIYYVGASDVTSFLITSPQGHMLLDGGFPETAPMIRDNIRKLGFRLGDVKYLINSHAHFDHAAGLAQLKQWTGAQFVASREDGALIARGERGDFAWGDKLTFPPLQPDRIIGDGESVSTGSVTMIAHLTPGHTKGCTTWTTEAEENGRRYNVVFLCSTSVPGYKLVNNPNYPNIVRDYRHTFAYLRTLPADVFLASHGSFFHLTQKRDALAVHPKQNPFIVPGEFQAYVERSQREFEEELKKQQQARRSQ; this is encoded by the coding sequence ATGAAGTCCGTCCTCTGCGTGGTCACGCTTCTGTTGTCCATCTCCATGTTCGGCCAATCGAATCCGGAGTGGCGCTCGTGGAATCAACCGGTCGAACCGTTTCGAATCATTGGGAACATCTATTACGTTGGAGCCAGCGACGTAACATCATTCCTGATCACTAGCCCTCAAGGCCACATGCTGCTGGACGGGGGCTTCCCGGAAACCGCACCTATGATTCGCGACAACATCCGTAAACTCGGATTCAGGCTCGGTGATGTGAAATACCTGATCAATAGCCACGCGCATTTCGATCACGCCGCCGGACTTGCGCAACTGAAGCAATGGACTGGAGCACAGTTCGTCGCGAGCCGAGAAGATGGTGCACTGATCGCTCGCGGGGAACGGGGCGATTTTGCATGGGGCGACAAGCTGACGTTTCCGCCACTACAACCCGACAGGATCATCGGAGACGGCGAGAGCGTCTCAACAGGCAGCGTAACCATGATCGCGCACCTCACACCCGGACACACGAAGGGCTGCACCACCTGGACTACCGAAGCCGAGGAAAACGGTCGCCGGTACAACGTGGTATTCCTCTGCAGTACGAGTGTGCCCGGCTACAAGCTTGTCAACAACCCGAACTATCCAAACATTGTCCGGGACTACCGACACACGTTCGCTTACTTGAGAACTCTTCCCGCCGATGTATTCCTTGCGTCGCATGGTTCCTTCTTCCACCTGACGCAGAAACGTGATGCGCTCGCGGTTCACCCGAAACAGAATCCGTTTATCGTTCCCGGCGAATTCCAAGCCTATGTCGAGCGATCGCAGCGCGAGTTCGAGGAAGAGTTAAAGAAGCAACAGCAGGCCAGGCGATCCCAGTGA
- a CDS encoding RHS repeat-associated core domain-containing protein has protein sequence PRTASLVSKSPAPVPDAENHTTLPSCPSKLQLHRRFHGHRLNHARYDALHRLTYVNYPSGQYASVTPSKYYIYDSATINGTAMANPKNRLAEAYTCTSCSPATKITDLGFSYSVRGEVTDTYEWTTNSGGWYHVSGSYWANGALNQLSTNLSGLPTITYGADGEGRVSTVGASSGQNPVSATSYNYASQVTNVTLGSGDSDQYTYDSNTDRMTQYKFAIGATPQNVIGNLGWNPNGSLGSLTITDPFNAANDQTCNYTHDDLSRLATANCGSIWNQSFGFDPFGNISKTGTQSFTPTYSNLTNQINGGGYSQSYDANGNLKTINDGTNHTYSWDAEGKQIGIDTVTASYDALGRMVEVNNSGTFTQTVYGLGSEKLALMNGQTMQKSFVALPSGTAVYTASGLTYYRHSDWLGSSRFASTTSQTMYSSSAYAPYGEQYAGAGSNDQNFTGQQQDTTSGLYDFMFRRLGQIQGRWISPDPGGLGVVNPANPQTWNRYAYVSNNPMSFTDPYGLQMGYTCPQDQTGEDGTGCESGGGGGGGGGGFCDASGDCGAGTGVDGWGNTGVSGVPWNWQPGYAGVLMSPLGLIHSAELQYLMSTPAFYIDITTYYANGNVGQSINLFEGYDSYGLAPIAFTQSYTIDLTGPSNYGNATKNGRTPGTNGQQHSATPQPEHFWQKPGCSEALGGLAVGAVGTAITVGAIVASFYLGPELYEGVEGLGTIAHIGPIGAPGLVLLGQSGFMVADKCF, from the coding sequence ACCCCGCACCGCATCGCTCGTGAGCAAATCGCCTGCTCCCGTTCCCGATGCGGAAAACCATACCACCTTGCCTTCGTGCCCGTCGAAACTCCAACTGCATCGTCGCTTCCACGGCCACCGACTCAATCATGCCCGATACGACGCTCTGCATCGCCTCACCTACGTTAATTACCCAAGTGGCCAATATGCGAGCGTCACGCCGTCCAAGTACTACATCTACGACAGCGCGACGATCAATGGTACGGCAATGGCAAATCCGAAGAATCGCTTGGCCGAAGCCTACACGTGTACATCGTGCTCTCCGGCGACCAAGATTACTGACCTCGGGTTCAGCTATTCTGTCCGAGGTGAGGTCACTGACACCTATGAATGGACCACGAATAGTGGCGGCTGGTACCACGTAAGCGGCTCGTACTGGGCAAATGGAGCGCTCAACCAACTAAGTACAAATCTGTCGGGACTGCCGACGATCACCTACGGTGCCGACGGAGAGGGCCGCGTGTCAACAGTCGGCGCATCGTCCGGACAGAATCCCGTCTCAGCTACAAGCTATAACTATGCGAGCCAAGTGACAAACGTAACCCTGGGTTCTGGAGACAGTGACCAGTACACATACGACTCCAACACAGACCGCATGACGCAATATAAGTTCGCTATCGGCGCGACTCCGCAGAACGTGATCGGCAACCTGGGCTGGAATCCGAACGGATCGCTCGGTTCTCTTACCATCACTGATCCTTTTAATGCCGCTAACGATCAGACCTGTAACTACACGCACGATGACCTTTCACGCCTTGCGACTGCGAATTGCGGCTCCATTTGGAACCAAAGTTTCGGGTTTGATCCCTTTGGCAACATCAGCAAAACAGGAACACAAAGTTTTACACCGACCTACAGCAACTTGACGAATCAGATCAACGGCGGCGGCTACTCTCAGAGCTACGATGCGAATGGCAATCTGAAGACAATCAATGACGGGACAAACCACACTTATTCTTGGGATGCGGAAGGCAAGCAGATAGGCATTGATACCGTGACTGCAAGCTACGATGCGTTGGGGCGTATGGTTGAGGTAAACAACTCCGGAACGTTTACACAGACCGTTTACGGGTTAGGGAGCGAAAAACTGGCTTTAATGAACGGGCAGACGATGCAGAAATCCTTCGTTGCTTTGCCTTCAGGTACAGCGGTCTACACCGCTTCTGGGCTCACTTACTACCGCCATTCGGACTGGCTAGGTAGTTCGCGGTTTGCATCAACGACGTCCCAAACAATGTACTCCAGTTCGGCTTACGCGCCTTATGGAGAACAGTATGCCGGTGCTGGGAGCAACGATCAGAACTTCACGGGGCAACAGCAAGACACAACCTCAGGTCTTTACGATTTCATGTTCCGACGGCTGGGTCAGATACAAGGAAGGTGGATCTCCCCCGACCCCGGCGGGCTCGGTGTCGTGAATCCGGCAAATCCGCAGACCTGGAACCGATATGCGTATGTGTCGAATAATCCCATGAGCTTTACTGATCCTTATGGATTACAGATGGGCTATACCTGCCCACAGGACCAGACGGGCGAGGATGGCACTGGTTGTGAAAGTGGTGGTGGTGGCGGCGGCGGTGGTGGTGGCTTCTGCGACGCAAGCGGCGATTGCGGTGCAGGGACAGGGGTAGACGGCTGGGGAAATACAGGCGTTAGCGGAGTCCCTTGGAACTGGCAGCCAGGCTATGCAGGCGTTCTCATGTCTCCTCTTGGGCTGATACATTCGGCTGAACTGCAATACCTCATGAGTACGCCCGCCTTCTATATCGACATTACGACATATTACGCAAATGGAAACGTAGGGCAATCTATTAACTTGTTCGAAGGCTACGATAGCTATGGACTTGCTCCGATCGCGTTTACCCAGAGCTACACGATAGATCTGACGGGCCCTTCGAACTATGGGAACGCCACAAAAAACGGTCGAACACCAGGGACCAACGGGCAGCAGCACAGCGCCACCCCGCAACCCGAGCACTTTTGGCAGAAGCCCGGCTGCAGTGAGGCGCTAGGCGGACTTGCGGTCGGGGCTGTGGGGACTGCGATTACTGTTGGTGCGATTGTGGCTTCATTCTATCTTGGACCAGAGCTATACGAAGGTGTTGAAGGACTCGGCACGATAGCTCATATCGGCCCTATTGGTGCTCCTGGATTAGTTCTGCTGGGACAGAGTGGGTTCATGGTCGCAGACAAGTGCTTCTGA
- a CDS encoding ABC transporter ATP-binding protein produces MPCFSPAEGAVTAQIASRKYMLQDTTTFRNRPVLAVKPRIGISATPARQPTRDSETRILVPVNLKRSAPQPALGSEPQAETIDARVQEKAKKIPRRHSRHLSIRSLLKPHWAALSVGLLAVAGESAANLLQPWPLKIVLDDVLRSKGSHPGFMRWIESIVGNGKLAILEFACAAVLAIAVLDAICTYTEKYLTTSVGQWITYDLRRTIYSHIQRLSLAFHDQKRTGDLITRVTDDIDAIQTFITSGLLGLFINVLTLVGMIGVMFYLNWRFTLIALSVAPVLFLIVFIYTRRIKKASRAVRRKEGEIASDVEEVLSAMRVVKAFAREDYEVKRLEEQSIEQVEIALRARSLKAKLNPIVNVVVAVGTCMVLWFGAHYVLAGTLSAGSLVVFILYLGKMYKPMQELSKLTDTYTKAAVGYERVQEVLEVEDTVKDVRGARRAPRFRGEIEFDHVSFGYGKDDLVLNDVSLNIMPGQLAALIGPTGAGKTSIISLIARFYEPVSGVIKIDGTDVRQFRQKSLREQISFVLQDTTLFRAPIWQNIAYGKPGATRNEIVRAAEMANAAEFIEKMPDGYDTVLGERGMTVSGGQRQRIAIARAVIRNAPILILDEPSSGLDSSSEKQVFEALDRLMKGRTTIVIAHRLSTIQNADVIFVINEGEIVERGTHIELMRQRGLYCELHDLQFKLA; encoded by the coding sequence ATGCCATGTTTCAGCCCTGCCGAAGGTGCAGTTACCGCTCAGATTGCCAGCCGAAAGTACATGCTCCAGGACACGACGACCTTCCGTAATAGGCCTGTTTTGGCCGTCAAACCCCGGATCGGGATCTCAGCAACTCCGGCGCGCCAACCCACCCGTGACTCTGAAACCCGCATCTTAGTGCCAGTGAACCTGAAGCGATCGGCGCCGCAACCCGCTCTTGGCTCCGAACCGCAGGCGGAAACTATCGACGCCCGCGTGCAGGAGAAGGCGAAGAAGATTCCGCGCCGCCACAGCCGTCATCTCTCTATCCGTAGCCTTCTAAAGCCGCACTGGGCCGCTCTCTCCGTCGGACTGCTGGCCGTTGCGGGCGAATCCGCAGCCAATCTGCTGCAACCCTGGCCTCTCAAGATCGTCCTCGATGATGTGCTGCGCTCCAAGGGCAGTCATCCGGGGTTTATGCGCTGGATCGAATCCATTGTCGGCAACGGCAAATTGGCAATCCTGGAATTTGCCTGTGCCGCCGTTCTGGCCATCGCTGTGCTCGACGCCATCTGCACCTATACCGAGAAGTACCTCACCACCAGCGTCGGTCAGTGGATCACCTACGACCTGCGCCGCACCATCTACTCGCATATCCAGCGCCTCTCGCTCGCCTTTCACGACCAGAAGCGCACCGGCGACCTCATTACCCGCGTCACCGACGACATCGACGCTATCCAAACTTTCATCACCTCCGGCTTGCTCGGCCTCTTCATCAACGTTCTCACGCTCGTCGGAATGATCGGGGTGATGTTTTACCTCAACTGGCGCTTCACGCTGATCGCACTTTCCGTTGCGCCTGTGCTCTTCCTTATCGTTTTCATTTACACGCGTCGCATCAAGAAGGCCTCGCGTGCCGTGCGTCGCAAGGAGGGTGAAATCGCGTCCGATGTAGAAGAAGTGCTCTCGGCCATGCGCGTCGTAAAAGCTTTCGCGCGTGAAGACTACGAAGTGAAGCGCCTCGAGGAACAGAGCATCGAGCAGGTTGAGATCGCCTTGCGCGCACGCAGCCTGAAAGCCAAGCTGAACCCGATCGTCAATGTTGTCGTCGCGGTAGGAACATGCATGGTGCTCTGGTTTGGCGCCCACTATGTACTCGCAGGCACGCTAAGCGCCGGTTCGCTCGTCGTTTTCATTCTGTATCTCGGCAAAATGTACAAGCCGATGCAGGAGCTTTCCAAACTCACGGACACCTACACCAAGGCAGCCGTCGGATACGAGCGAGTGCAGGAAGTGCTCGAGGTTGAGGACACGGTGAAGGACGTTCGCGGCGCCCGTCGCGCACCGCGCTTCCGCGGTGAAATCGAATTCGACCATGTCTCGTTTGGCTATGGCAAAGACGATCTTGTGCTCAACGACGTCAGCCTGAACATCATGCCCGGCCAGCTTGCAGCCCTCATCGGCCCCACCGGGGCAGGGAAGACCAGCATCATCAGCTTGATTGCACGCTTCTACGAGCCCGTCTCCGGAGTCATAAAAATCGACGGAACGGATGTCCGTCAATTCCGTCAGAAGTCGTTGCGCGAACAGATCAGCTTTGTGCTTCAGGACACGACGCTTTTCCGCGCGCCCATCTGGCAGAACATCGCCTACGGCAAGCCAGGCGCCACCCGCAATGAGATTGTCCGTGCAGCCGAGATGGCCAATGCCGCCGAGTTTATCGAGAAGATGCCCGATGGCTACGACACGGTTCTCGGCGAGCGCGGAATGACAGTTTCCGGCGGCCAGCGGCAGCGCATCGCCATTGCCCGAGCTGTCATCCGCAACGCACCCATCCTCATTCTCGACGAGCCCAGTTCTGGCCTCGACTCCAGTTCCGAGAAGCAGGTTTTCGAAGCTCTCGATCGCCTGATGAAAGGCCGCACGACCATCGTCATCGCACACCGCCTCTCGACTATTCAGAACGCCGATGTGATCTTCGTGATCAACGAAGGGGAGATTGTCGAGCGCGGCACGCACATTGAGCTGATGCGTCAACGCGGCCTCTATTGCGAACTTCACGACCTGCAATTCAAGTTGGCTTGA
- a CDS encoding DUF4350 domain-containing protein → MKYRGVFLIAFVLLIASCAVAQQLPDLSYKPPIPKPAYAQNQGPRVVIDGGHHNFHTVDERYKPFAELLRRDGYRVTGSDASFTANSLNSADVLVIANALNEINAEGEWALPTPPAFTSAEIVEVKKYVENGGALFLIVDHMPFPGAAGDLARAFGVEFSNGFAMPRDGKNAGPITFTPETGLKPGPWTEGRSPEEKVDSVVTFTGSAFYPGPNVEPVLVFPEGYVSATPEVAWQFTPETPRIPITGWCQGAVVKVGKGRVAVFGEAAMFTAQVAGPQKRKMGMNSEIAKQNYQFLLNIMHWLTNAK, encoded by the coding sequence ATGAAGTATCGCGGCGTATTCCTAATCGCGTTCGTCCTGCTTATAGCTAGCTGTGCAGTCGCACAGCAGCTTCCTGATCTAAGTTACAAGCCTCCCATCCCTAAACCTGCTTATGCGCAGAACCAGGGGCCCCGCGTGGTAATCGATGGCGGACATCATAACTTCCACACTGTCGATGAAAGGTATAAGCCGTTCGCCGAGCTACTTCGGCGCGATGGGTACCGCGTCACGGGCAGTGACGCGTCCTTCACCGCAAATTCTCTGAACTCGGCCGATGTGCTGGTCATCGCCAACGCACTGAACGAGATTAATGCCGAAGGCGAATGGGCACTCCCAACGCCTCCGGCCTTCACTTCGGCGGAGATCGTTGAGGTAAAGAAATATGTGGAGAACGGTGGAGCATTGTTCCTGATCGTCGACCACATGCCGTTTCCTGGCGCTGCAGGCGACCTTGCCCGCGCTTTCGGAGTCGAGTTCAGCAACGGCTTCGCGATGCCGCGCGACGGAAAGAATGCGGGCCCGATTACTTTTACACCGGAGACAGGACTGAAACCCGGTCCATGGACCGAAGGACGTTCCCCCGAGGAGAAAGTCGATTCCGTGGTGACATTCACAGGTTCGGCGTTCTATCCGGGCCCGAACGTAGAACCAGTCCTCGTCTTCCCGGAGGGATACGTCTCGGCGACGCCGGAAGTCGCATGGCAATTTACGCCGGAGACTCCGAGGATTCCGATCACCGGGTGGTGCCAGGGCGCCGTGGTGAAAGTCGGAAAGGGACGAGTGGCCGTGTTTGGTGAGGCAGCCATGTTCACCGCGCAAGTCGCCGGACCACAGAAACGTAAGATGGGCATGAACTCGGAGATCGCAAAGCAGAATTATCAGTTTTTGCTCAACATCATGCACTGGCTGACAAACGCTAAGTGA
- a CDS encoding glucose 1-dehydrogenase: protein MPHSLFDLTNRVAVVTGGNGGIGRAIALGLAEAGAAVAVLGRNDEKNQRVLSEVKAIGVPSIAVRVDVTNRASLEPAMNKVESELGGVDILVNNAGNVSLSGGVLQEKPEDWDSVIETQLNAVFLLSKLAARSMLGRKRGKIINIGSMYSFFGSGLIPSYSAAKGAIVQLTKSMAIELAPHNIQVNAIAPGWIETEMTAPVHTMPLNDEILARTPAGRWGQPEEIAGTAVYLASRASDFVTGATIRVDGGYAIR, encoded by the coding sequence ATGCCGCATTCGTTGTTTGACCTAACCAATCGGGTGGCTGTCGTGACCGGCGGTAACGGCGGAATTGGCCGGGCAATTGCGCTCGGATTGGCTGAAGCCGGAGCTGCGGTCGCAGTCCTTGGACGAAACGACGAAAAGAACCAGCGAGTGCTTTCTGAAGTGAAGGCAATCGGTGTTCCGTCGATCGCAGTCAGGGTTGATGTGACCAACCGCGCCAGCCTGGAGCCGGCCATGAACAAGGTCGAGAGCGAACTCGGTGGCGTCGACATCCTGGTGAACAATGCAGGCAACGTGTCGCTGAGCGGTGGGGTGTTGCAGGAAAAGCCTGAAGATTGGGACAGCGTTATCGAGACTCAACTCAATGCGGTCTTCCTACTTTCGAAGCTTGCCGCGAGATCGATGCTGGGTCGTAAACGTGGAAAGATCATCAACATTGGCAGCATGTATTCGTTCTTTGGGTCTGGGCTCATCCCCTCTTACAGCGCGGCAAAAGGAGCGATCGTCCAATTGACCAAGTCAATGGCGATTGAACTCGCTCCTCACAACATTCAAGTCAATGCCATCGCTCCCGGGTGGATCGAAACAGAAATGACGGCGCCCGTACATACGATGCCGTTGAACGACGAGATTCTTGCGCGTACCCCCGCCGGTCGATGGGGTCAACCGGAAGAGATAGCCGGAACAGCTGTGTACTTGGCCTCGCGAGCTTCGGACTTTGTTACCGGCGCCACGATTCGCGTCGACGGTGGCTATGCAATCCGTTGA